From a region of the Candidatus Methylomirabilis sp. genome:
- a CDS encoding SDR family NAD(P)-dependent oxidoreductase: MTGFDGRIAVVTAAGSGIGRATALRLAREGAAVACVDLKPEAAEATRRGAAEAGGKALVIPCDAQEGSQVTAMVERVLETWGRVDILVNGVGGGQRAASILDISEEAWERMLRFNLTTAFLCCKAVLPAMLRQGYGRIINIASIAGRSMSTFQGAHYTAAKAGVLGLTRHLARDVAGRGITVNAVAPGPIGTERVLSSFSPEERERVIGRSPMGRLGTPEEVAAAVAFLASAEASFVSGATLDVNGTMLMM; encoded by the coding sequence ATGACGGGATTCGACGGGCGCATCGCCGTCGTGACGGCTGCCGGCAGCGGCATCGGGCGGGCCACGGCCCTCCGGTTGGCCCGGGAGGGCGCGGCGGTGGCCTGCGTCGACCTCAAGCCCGAGGCCGCCGAGGCGACCCGCCGGGGTGCTGCGGAGGCCGGGGGAAAGGCGCTGGTCATTCCCTGCGATGCCCAGGAGGGGTCCCAGGTCACCGCGATGGTGGAGCGGGTCCTGGAGACCTGGGGTCGGGTCGACATCCTGGTGAACGGGGTGGGTGGGGGCCAGCGGGCCGCCTCCATCCTGGACATCAGCGAGGAGGCCTGGGAGCGGATGCTCCGGTTTAACCTCACGACGGCCTTCCTCTGTTGCAAGGCGGTCCTGCCCGCGATGCTCCGGCAGGGCTACGGCCGCATTATCAATATCGCCTCGATCGCGGGCCGCTCCATGAGCACCTTCCAGGGTGCCCACTACACGGCGGCGAAGGCCGGCGTCCTCGGGCTCACCCGACACCTGGCCCGGGACGTGGCCGGCCGCGGGATCACCGTGAACGCCGTGGCCCCCGGGCCGATCGGGACGGAGCGGGTCCTCTCCTCCTTCAGCCCGGAGGAGCGGGAGCGCGTGATCGGGCGGAGTCCCATGGGGCGCCTGGGGACCCCGGAGGAGGTCGCGGCCGCCGTCGCCTTCCTGGCCTCAGCCGAGGCCTCCTTCGTGAGCGGCGCCACGCTGGACGTCAACGGGACCATGCTCATGATGTAA
- a CDS encoding zinc-binding dehydrogenase: MKAVRFHEHGGPEVLRYEDIPDPEPAAHEILVRVRACALNHLDLWLRKGLPGVKVLLPHISGADVAGEVAAVGAVCARVKPGQRVVLMPAVSCGQCVFCLGGRDNLCRQYQILGGYGSVDGGYAEYIKVPEVNAIPLAAHLSFEEAAAVPLTFLTAWNMLVTLARVQRGEDVLVIGAGSGVGAAAVQIAKLLGARIIATAGSEAKLAKAKALGADHGINHATQDIAAEVRTLTDKRGVDVVFEHVGEAVWGKCIAALTPGGRLVTCGATTGYNATTDLRFVFSKQLFLLGGYMGRKADLLALWKFVESGELKGVVDSTFPLKEAAAAQRRMEGRQHFGKIVLQP, encoded by the coding sequence ATGAAGGCGGTCCGGTTCCACGAGCACGGCGGTCCGGAGGTCCTCCGCTACGAGGACATCCCCGACCCAGAGCCCGCGGCCCACGAGATCCTGGTCCGCGTGCGGGCCTGCGCCCTGAACCACCTGGACCTCTGGCTCCGGAAGGGCCTGCCGGGGGTCAAGGTGCTCCTCCCCCACATCTCCGGCGCGGACGTGGCGGGGGAGGTGGCGGCGGTGGGGGCGGTCTGCGCCCGGGTCAAGCCGGGCCAGCGGGTGGTGCTGATGCCGGCCGTCTCCTGCGGGCAGTGCGTCTTCTGCCTCGGCGGCCGGGACAACCTCTGCCGGCAGTACCAGATCCTGGGCGGCTACGGCTCCGTGGATGGGGGCTACGCCGAGTACATCAAGGTTCCGGAAGTGAACGCCATCCCCCTGGCCGCGCATCTCTCCTTTGAGGAGGCGGCGGCCGTCCCCCTCACCTTCCTCACGGCCTGGAACATGCTGGTCACCCTGGCCCGCGTTCAGCGGGGCGAGGACGTCCTGGTCATCGGGGCCGGGAGCGGCGTCGGCGCGGCGGCGGTCCAGATCGCCAAGCTCCTCGGGGCGCGGATCATCGCCACGGCCGGCAGCGAGGCCAAGCTGGCGAAGGCCAAGGCGCTCGGCGCCGACCACGGGATCAACCACGCCACCCAGGACATCGCCGCCGAGGTTCGGACCCTGACGGACAAGCGGGGGGTGGATGTGGTCTTCGAGCACGTGGGAGAGGCGGTCTGGGGGAAGTGCATCGCGGCCCTCACGCCGGGGGGGCGCCTGGTGACGTGTGGAGCCACGACGGGCTACAACGCCACCACCGATCTCCGCTTCGTCTTCAGCAAGCAGCTCTTTCTCCTGGGGGGCTACATGGGGCGGAAGGCGGACCTGCTCGCTCTCTGGAAGTTCGTGGAGTCGGGGGAACTGAAGGGGGTGGTGGACAGCACCTTCCCGCTGAAGGAGGCGGCCGCCGCTCAGCGCCGGATGGAGGGGCGCCAGCACTTCGGGAAGATCGTCCTGCAGCCCTGA
- a CDS encoding UXX-star (seleno)protein family 1, giving the protein MTETVLIFGKDTUPFTTEAREDYTKRKVPFTYINVTKNKADLERMLRYSKGKREVPVIVEQGRVTIGFGGS; this is encoded by the coding sequence ATGACCGAGACCGTCCTGATCTTCGGGAAGGACACCTGACCCTTCACCACCGAGGCCCGGGAGGACTACACGAAGCGGAAGGTGCCCTTCACCTACATCAACGTGACCAAAAACAAGGCCGACCTGGAGCGGATGCTCCGGTACTCCAAGGGGAAGCGGGAGGTGCCGGTCATCGTCGAGCAGGGGCGGGTCACCATCGGCTTCGGTGGCTCCTGA